Proteins encoded by one window of Enterobacter hormaechei subsp. xiangfangensis:
- a CDS encoding molecular chaperone gives MRFITTTGLVMALLPLTLTSASAGVIIGGTRVIFDGAKKEASINITNPDNGPYLIQSWIDVQDEQSGKAPFIITPPLYRLDGGQKNLERIVMTGSLPQGQESLFWLNIKAIPSASKQMNSLQIAVKTRIKLIYRPEALRASTPEEQANKLTWRRAGNTLLVNNPTPYVINFNEITLGNKKLDDVTYVMPSGTARFPLPNGTSGNTLTFKVINDYGSPGELHRASL, from the coding sequence ATGCGTTTTATCACCACAACGGGCCTGGTTATGGCGCTGTTACCGCTGACGTTAACATCCGCCAGTGCAGGAGTAATTATTGGCGGCACCCGTGTTATTTTTGATGGGGCTAAAAAAGAAGCGTCAATAAATATTACGAATCCTGATAACGGTCCTTATTTAATTCAGTCGTGGATAGATGTTCAGGATGAACAATCGGGTAAAGCGCCTTTTATTATTACTCCTCCGCTGTATCGGCTGGACGGCGGACAAAAAAACCTCGAGCGTATTGTCATGACAGGCTCTCTGCCTCAAGGGCAGGAGAGTTTATTCTGGCTGAACATCAAAGCTATTCCGTCAGCCTCTAAGCAGATGAACTCGCTGCAAATTGCCGTCAAAACGCGCATCAAATTAATTTATCGACCAGAGGCTCTTCGTGCGTCTACCCCCGAGGAGCAGGCCAATAAATTAACCTGGCGTCGTGCGGGAAATACCCTTCTGGTTAATAATCCAACGCCGTACGTTATCAATTTCAATGAAATTACGTTGGGTAATAAGAAACTTGACGATGTCACGTATGTGATGCCTTCGGGCACAGCCCGTTTCCCGTTACCGAATGGAACCAGTGGCAATACGCTGACGTTTAAAGTCATTAACGATTATGGCAGCCCTGGTGAATTACACCGGGCCAGTTTGTGA